The genomic segment GTTTATCGCCTGCCCGCAGGAGCTGATGGCTCAAATTCATAAAATTCATCAGTATGCGGCAATCTGCGCTCCGATTATGAGCCAATATGCGGCGCTGGAAGGATTGGAACGTGGCTGGGACGAGGTTGAGCGGATGCGGGTTTCCTACCGGCAGCGGCGTAACTTGATGATGAAGAGCTTTGATTCGATGAATCTTCCTTATATAACGCCCGACGGTGCATTTTACCTCTTTGTCGATATCCGCAGTACCGGTTTAAGTTCGGAAGATTTTGCGGTTAAGCTGATTACCGACTACAAAGTTGCTGTTGTGCCCGGCCACGTGTTCGGAAGCGGCGGCGAAGGCTTTGTCCGCTGCTGCTACGCTACCGACATAAGCAAGATACGGATTGCGCTTGAGCGTATCGGTAAATTGCTGAAAGGCGAGCCGCTGTAATGGAAAAGCTAAAAAACATAGAAATTATCGCGATGGACTTGGACGACACCCTTTTGCGGGATGATCTGACCATCTCCGATTATACGGTATCGGTTTTACAGGCCTTGATGAAAAAGGGTGTACTGACATTGCTCGCTTCGGGGAGAAGTCCTCGTTCGGTACATTCGTATGCGCAGCGGATCGGTTCGGATAAAACGGAAAGCTATATCCTGTGCAACAACGGGACGCAGATATTGACCTCCGATATGAAGCTGGAAATCATCAGCCGCCGTCTCGGCGCCGATCTTGCGATTGAGATTTACGATTATATAGAATCGCAAAATCTTTCCTGCCATCTCTATTTTGACGATACCATTTACATCGCTAAACGGACTGTTTTTTCGGATAGGGATGCGCATCTGACAAAAATGAAGACGGTGATACCGGAAGACTATCGGGAGATTTTGCGCACCAAGCCGGTGTATAAATTGCTCATTCCTGCGGAGCCTGATATTATCACTGCCGTCGAACCTGAGTTTAGAAAGCGGTTCGGTACGCGGGCTGTCCTGTTTACCAGTAAGCCGTATTTTTTGGAAATCATTCCGTTGGATACCGGTAAGGGGGAGTTTCTGCAAGAGCTGGCATGGCTGCTCGGTATCAAAAATGAGGCAGTGATGGCATTCGGCGATAGCATGAATGACGAAACGATGATCCGTCTTGCGGGATACGGCATCGCCATGAAAAACGGCCTCGACGCTATCAAAGATATTGCGTACGCAGTAACGGACTACACCAATAACGAAGACGGTATCGCCCGCTTTTTAGAAAAGTACGTGCTATAGAGTATAAGGATGCGGTACCTTCTTTCTGTGCGAAATTTTGGATAAAATTTCGCACATTTTTTCTAGCAGATGGGTAACCGCATCAGGAAAAATTGATAAACATCGCAGAATAATTGAGGTCGAGAGACCATTTGAACCAACGGTTCAACTCTGGTTGAACGGCCTCAATTATTCTGCGGGGATAACAAAAGAGCCTGATGCAGTTACCCGGATTTTTTTATAGGTGTACGGTTGCAAAATTTGCGTATCCGTGATACCGTATTACATAGGAGAACCTCTAAAAACCTCAGTTTTTTAGAGGTTCTCCTTAGATTTTTTGCGATGTTTTAATTTAAGTCATTACAATATAAAGACTGAAATTAAAACTCGTCGGGCATCTTCTAAAAACTATACCTGAGTTTTTAGAAGATGCCCATAGCTATTAAAAAAAGGTTATAAATACAGTAAACTACCATGGAACAAAACAATTTATTGACCGTTAAAAATTTGCACACGGCTTTCCGTATCGACGGCAGCTACTATGATGCTGTTGACGGCGTGTCGTTTGACGTTCATCCCAATGAGATGCTTGCTATTGTAGGGGAATCCGGCTGTGGTAAAAGTACCGTTGCGATGTCCGTTATGGGGCTTCACGATATGCGGTTTACGCAAGTTTCGGGCGAAATTCTCCTGAACGGCAGGGATTTGCTGACACTTCCCGAAGACGAGATGAACAAAATCCGCGGAAAAGATATCGGATTTATCTTTCAGGATCCGCTTGCTTCGCTTAATCCGCTGCAGCGGGTAGGGAAGCAGATTGAAGAAGCTCTGTTGTACCACACCAGCCTCAACGAAAAAGAGCGGCAAGAGCGGGTTTTACAGCTTTTAAACGATGTCGGTATCCAGAACCCCAAGCGTACGGCGCAGCGGTTTCCGCATGAGCTTTCCGGCGGAATGCGGCAGCGGGTACTTATCGCAACGGCGCTGTCTTGTAATCCGTCGCTTATCATTGCCGATGAGCCGACAACAGCGCTCGACGTAACCATCCAAGCACAGATTCTTGATCTTATTAAAGACCTGCAGGAAGAGCACAAGGCGGGCATCATCCTTATCACTCATGACCTCGGCGTTGTCGCGCAGGTTGCCGACCGCGTTGCGGTTATGTATGCGGGGCAGATTGTCGAACTTGCTACCGTGCAGGAACTGTTTACTCATCCCTTGCATCCGTATACCCGTTCTTTGCTTAAATCGATTCCGCAGGCGGATAAAGATGACGATATGCTGCACGTTATTAAAGGTATGGTTCC from the Treponema medium genome contains:
- a CDS encoding Cof-type HAD-IIB family hydrolase; this encodes MEKLKNIEIIAMDLDDTLLRDDLTISDYTVSVLQALMKKGVLTLLASGRSPRSVHSYAQRIGSDKTESYILCNNGTQILTSDMKLEIISRRLGADLAIEIYDYIESQNLSCHLYFDDTIYIAKRTVFSDRDAHLTKMKTVIPEDYREILRTKPVYKLLIPAEPDIITAVEPEFRKRFGTRAVLFTSKPYFLEIIPLDTGKGEFLQELAWLLGIKNEAVMAFGDSMNDETMIRLAGYGIAMKNGLDAIKDIAYAVTDYTNNEDGIARFLEKYVL
- a CDS encoding ABC transporter ATP-binding protein; this encodes MEQNNLLTVKNLHTAFRIDGSYYDAVDGVSFDVHPNEMLAIVGESGCGKSTVAMSVMGLHDMRFTQVSGEILLNGRDLLTLPEDEMNKIRGKDIGFIFQDPLASLNPLQRVGKQIEEALLYHTSLNEKERQERVLQLLNDVGIQNPKRTAQRFPHELSGGMRQRVLIATALSCNPSLIIADEPTTALDVTIQAQILDLIKDLQEEHKAGIILITHDLGVVAQVADRVAVMYAGQIVELATVQELFTHPLHPYTRSLLKSIPQADKDDDMLHVIKGMVPSLKKLKHTGCRFADRIPWIPAEEHEETPILHEVSPGHFVRCSCWKNFRFEGEV